The following coding sequences lie in one Sinorhizobium fredii USDA 257 genomic window:
- a CDS encoding XdhC family protein, with protein sequence MQLSTLEKLNEARTARRAAVVVNDLSSGRAEAFIEGEPFPAEWDAAISETLRSARPALATVNERSLFLNVYLPPPRIVVVGAVHISQALARLAPIAGFDLTIIDPRTAFATVERFQGIELLADWAEDVLPTRPLDRYTALAAVTHDPKIDDYPIRAALDAGCFYVGALGSRKTHAARVERLRAAGVPEEAIGRIRAPIGLNIGAASPAEIAVAVLAEIIGAFRHRDRGEQERVA encoded by the coding sequence ATGCAACTGTCTACCCTTGAGAAGCTAAATGAGGCGCGCACGGCGCGGCGGGCAGCCGTGGTCGTCAACGATCTTTCGAGTGGCCGCGCGGAGGCATTCATCGAAGGAGAACCCTTCCCGGCAGAATGGGATGCCGCAATCTCTGAAACGCTGCGCTCGGCTCGACCCGCTCTTGCGACTGTCAACGAGCGATCGCTGTTCCTCAACGTCTATCTGCCGCCGCCGCGCATTGTCGTCGTCGGCGCCGTTCATATCTCACAGGCGCTTGCGCGACTCGCGCCGATCGCAGGGTTCGATCTAACCATCATAGACCCGCGCACCGCCTTCGCGACGGTGGAGCGCTTTCAAGGCATCGAGCTCCTTGCGGATTGGGCCGAAGATGTTTTGCCCACGCGGCCGCTCGACCGCTACACGGCCCTGGCTGCGGTCACCCACGACCCGAAGATTGACGACTATCCGATCCGGGCCGCCCTGGACGCGGGCTGCTTTTATGTCGGCGCGCTTGGCAGCCGCAAGACGCATGCGGCTCGCGTAGAAAGACTGCGGGCCGCAGGCGTGCCGGAAGAGGCGATCGGCCGCATCAGGGCGCCGATTGGCCTCAATATCGGCGCTGCGAGCCCGGCAGAGATCGCCGTTGCCGTCTTGGCCGAAATCATCGGCGCGTTCCGTCATCGCGATCGCGGGGAACAGGAGCGTGTAGCATGA
- a CDS encoding P1 family peptidase has product MMRKGRNNLITDVAGVLVGNAEDHRLKSGVTAVLCDPPATAAVQVLGGAPGTRETDLLAPHNTVQTVDAIVLSGGSAFGLDAASGVQAALRELGRGFAVGPHRIPIVPAAILFDLTNGGEKDWGQFSPYRELGYEAARAAAETFTTGSAGAGTGALTATLKGGLGSASTILANGITVGALVAVNALGSATIGDTRHFWAAPFEMDGEFGGIGMPSPWPQDAAQPRLKFREPKAATANTTIAVIATDAVLSKAEAKRLAIAAHDGFSRALWPSHTPLDGDLVFALATGASGKQPLLEDFIDLSAAAAATMARAIARGVHDATAAAGDFKPAWSAPPE; this is encoded by the coding sequence ATGATGCGCAAGGGACGGAACAACCTGATCACCGATGTGGCGGGGGTCCTGGTCGGCAATGCCGAGGATCACCGCCTGAAATCCGGCGTGACGGCGGTGCTTTGCGATCCGCCCGCCACGGCTGCGGTCCAGGTTCTGGGCGGCGCACCGGGAACGCGCGAAACCGACCTCCTCGCTCCTCACAATACGGTCCAGACCGTAGATGCGATCGTGCTATCGGGCGGCTCGGCCTTTGGCTTAGATGCGGCCTCGGGCGTGCAGGCGGCACTTCGCGAACTGGGCCGCGGCTTTGCCGTCGGCCCCCATCGGATTCCGATCGTTCCGGCGGCAATCCTCTTCGATCTGACGAACGGCGGCGAGAAGGATTGGGGGCAATTTTCGCCCTATCGCGAACTCGGCTACGAGGCTGCACGCGCTGCGGCCGAGACCTTCACGACCGGCAGCGCCGGAGCCGGGACAGGGGCACTGACGGCAACCCTCAAGGGCGGCCTCGGTTCCGCCTCGACGATCCTTGCAAACGGCATCACCGTCGGCGCACTCGTCGCCGTCAACGCGCTCGGCTCGGCCACGATCGGCGACACGCGGCATTTCTGGGCCGCACCCTTTGAAATGGATGGCGAGTTCGGCGGGATCGGGATGCCTTCGCCCTGGCCGCAAGATGCGGCGCAGCCGCGGCTCAAGTTCCGCGAGCCGAAGGCGGCAACCGCCAACACGACCATTGCGGTCATCGCCACCGACGCGGTTCTCTCGAAGGCCGAGGCGAAGCGCCTGGCGATTGCCGCCCATGACGGCTTCTCTCGCGCGCTGTGGCCATCCCACACACCGCTCGACGGAGATCTTGTGTTTGCACTCGCGACGGGTGCGAGCGGCAAGCAACCCCTTCTGGAGGATTTCATCGATCTCAGCGCCGCGGCGGCGGCAACAATGGCACGGGCGATCGCGCGTGGCGTCCACGATGCGACGGCGGCCGCGGGCGATTTCAAGCCGGCCTGGTCGGCACCGCCAGAATAA
- a CDS encoding vWA domain-containing protein: MTGEPDAARDDRRPKESGQFADNIVFFARALRRAGMRIGPTAIADAIEAVGAICIGSRREFYAALQCTLVKRHEDQPLFDEAFRLFWRKRDLVRKMIALLSPVAPAGGREDRRRRAGEARLSEALLSGRDDARPPREEQEIEIDARYTASGREIFRKADFAQMTAAEIAEARRAMSSLLLPFDRVKTRRFRSSRRPARIDPRATMRDAMRYGGEFILPRFREPRLRHPPLVVLADISGSMTQYTRVFLHFLHALTEQRHRVQTFLFGTRLTNVTRQMRNRDPDEALDECVAAVRDWSGGTRIGETLHEFNRRWSRRVLGQGAIVLLITDGLERDDTAQLEVEMDRLHRSCRRLIWLNPLLRFEGFEARARGVRAMLPHVDEFRTVHNLKSVAELVKSLSGEKSRDADPRRFLWRKRAPAHAP; this comes from the coding sequence ATGACCGGCGAGCCTGATGCCGCGAGAGACGACCGGCGCCCGAAGGAGAGCGGGCAGTTTGCCGACAACATCGTCTTCTTTGCCCGGGCGCTGCGACGAGCCGGCATGAGGATCGGTCCAACCGCGATTGCGGATGCCATCGAGGCGGTCGGCGCAATCTGCATCGGATCGCGCCGCGAGTTCTACGCCGCGCTTCAATGCACGCTGGTGAAGAGGCATGAGGACCAGCCGCTCTTTGATGAAGCGTTCCGGCTGTTCTGGCGCAAGCGCGATCTCGTCCGGAAGATGATCGCGCTGTTGTCGCCCGTCGCTCCGGCAGGTGGGAGAGAAGATCGACGGCGGCGCGCCGGCGAGGCACGCCTCAGTGAAGCGCTCCTCAGCGGACGGGACGACGCCCGGCCGCCTCGTGAGGAACAGGAGATCGAAATCGACGCGCGCTATACCGCGTCGGGTCGGGAGATCTTTCGCAAGGCGGATTTTGCGCAGATGACTGCGGCAGAGATCGCGGAGGCACGAAGGGCGATGTCATCGCTGCTCTTGCCGTTCGATCGGGTGAAGACGCGACGTTTCCGTTCTTCCCGTCGGCCGGCCCGGATCGACCCGCGGGCCACCATGCGCGATGCCATGCGGTACGGTGGCGAGTTCATCCTGCCACGTTTCCGGGAACCTCGCCTCAGGCACCCGCCGCTCGTCGTTCTTGCGGATATTTCAGGTTCGATGACACAGTACACGCGGGTGTTCCTGCATTTTCTGCATGCCCTGACAGAGCAGCGGCACCGCGTGCAGACCTTTCTCTTCGGCACGAGGCTGACGAATGTTACCCGCCAAATGCGCAACCGCGATCCCGACGAGGCACTCGACGAATGCGTGGCGGCGGTCAGGGACTGGTCGGGCGGCACGCGCATCGGCGAAACGCTGCACGAGTTCAATCGTCGATGGTCTCGGCGCGTCCTTGGGCAGGGAGCCATTGTCCTGTTGATCACCGATGGCCTCGAGCGCGACGACACGGCGCAGCTCGAGGTCGAGATGGACCGCCTGCATCGCTCCTGCCGCCGGTTGATCTGGCTCAATCCGTTGCTCCGCTTCGAGGGCTTCGAGGCACGGGCGCGCGGTGTCAGGGCGATGCTGCCGCATGTCGATGAATTTCGCACTGTGCACAATCTGAAATCCGTCGCCGAACTGGTGAAGTCCCTGTCGGGCGAAAAGAGCCGCGATGCGGACCCACGACGCTTTCTCTGGCGTAAGCGCGCGCCGGCGCACGCCCCTTGA
- a CDS encoding TfoX/Sxy family protein: MDNAAIEEMFETLGPISIRRMFGGKGIYCDGVILAVEVDGEILLKGDAETVPEFEGAGGRQWAYDGKGKPVKMPYWSIPEAAYDEPEEMARWVKLAYAAARRAKK; the protein is encoded by the coding sequence ATGGACAATGCTGCGATCGAGGAAATGTTCGAGACACTGGGGCCGATCAGCATTCGCCGCATGTTCGGCGGCAAGGGCATTTATTGCGACGGCGTCATTCTCGCGGTCGAGGTTGACGGGGAGATCCTTTTGAAAGGCGACGCCGAAACGGTTCCGGAATTCGAGGGGGCCGGCGGCCGGCAATGGGCTTACGACGGCAAGGGCAAGCCGGTGAAAATGCCCTATTGGAGTATACCTGAGGCGGCCTATGACGAGCCGGAGGAAATGGCCCGCTGGGTGAAGCTAGCCTACGCGGCCGCGCGCAGGGCGAAGAAGTAG
- a CDS encoding NUDIX hydrolase — MAFPGIDFPGLGCGLAILRDGKILLCRRLKAPEAGHWSIVGGKVDHMERAEDAARREAEEESGLSVRSTRFLCISEQMIEADRQHWISLIYATNDFSGEARLTEPDKLSDIGWFDLSALPQPLSRFAADAVRALG; from the coding sequence ATGGCTTTCCCCGGCATCGACTTTCCGGGCCTCGGCTGCGGCCTTGCGATCCTGCGGGACGGCAAGATCCTTCTCTGCCGACGCCTGAAGGCACCGGAGGCCGGCCACTGGAGCATCGTCGGCGGCAAGGTCGACCACATGGAGCGCGCGGAGGATGCCGCGCGACGGGAAGCAGAAGAGGAAAGCGGCCTCTCGGTCCGTTCGACGCGCTTTCTTTGCATCAGCGAGCAGATGATCGAAGCCGATCGCCAGCACTGGATCTCGCTGATCTATGCGACCAATGATTTTTCAGGCGAAGCGCGCCTCACCGAACCGGACAAGCTTTCCGATATAGGCTGGTTCGACCTTTCCGCCCTGCCCCAGCCATTGTCCCGCTTCGCCGCCGATGCGGTGCGCGCGCTCGGTTAG
- a CDS encoding NTP transferase domain-containing protein: MRFGPVPLAEAEGAILAHSVKSAERKLAKGHRLSADDLAMLAEADIREVIVARLDPKDLPEDEAAARVAAAIAPDHLRLSPAATGRVNVYATATGLFVADRSIIDRVNRIDPAITLACLADHVAVEAGDMVATIKIIPLAVPEKFVEQAAAALRAEPAFEVKPFAPRRAALIATELPSLKPQVMNKTHAVLAARLARSGSRLDTERRVAHSETAVAGAIAELRASHELLIVFGASAVADPDDVVPAAIRRAGGTVEHVGMPVDPGNLLVLGRLGDIPVVGAPGCARSPRENGFDWILDRLLAGEWPSPADIAGLGVGGLLKEIPSRPQPREVAVGPQPGPVAIVVLAAGRASRMGPAGKHKLLAEFDGVPLVRRSVETALAAGQGKVVVVTGYREDEIRAALGGLPVTFVSNPDYESGMASSLVAGLTAMEEEAGGMLVMLADMPGVTSGHLSKMLAAFDAENGRAVVRAVTEGQRGNPVILPRSTFAAVRQLLGDVGARHIVERSGLPVIDVELGAAARLDVDTPEAVLAAGGILKD, from the coding sequence ATGAGGTTCGGTCCTGTGCCGCTCGCCGAAGCGGAAGGTGCGATTCTGGCGCATTCGGTGAAGTCTGCGGAACGCAAGCTGGCAAAAGGCCATCGCCTGAGCGCGGATGACCTCGCGATGCTTGCCGAGGCCGATATCCGGGAGGTCATTGTCGCCCGGCTCGACCCGAAGGATCTGCCGGAGGACGAAGCCGCGGCTCGGGTCGCGGCCGCCATTGCCCCGGATCATCTCCGCCTCTCGCCAGCCGCTACCGGCCGGGTCAATGTCTACGCCACGGCGACGGGTCTCTTCGTCGCTGATCGCTCGATCATCGACAGGGTGAACCGCATCGATCCGGCGATTACGCTCGCCTGCCTTGCAGACCATGTCGCCGTCGAGGCCGGCGACATGGTCGCGACGATCAAGATCATCCCTTTGGCGGTGCCAGAAAAATTCGTTGAGCAAGCGGCGGCAGCACTCCGCGCCGAACCCGCCTTCGAAGTGAAGCCCTTCGCGCCGCGGCGCGCCGCCTTGATTGCAACCGAGTTGCCGTCGCTGAAGCCCCAGGTGATGAACAAGACGCATGCGGTGCTGGCGGCGCGGCTGGCGCGATCCGGCAGCCGCCTTGATACGGAGCGTCGCGTCGCTCACAGCGAGACCGCCGTCGCCGGGGCGATTGCCGAACTGAGGGCTTCGCATGAGCTGCTGATCGTTTTCGGGGCCTCCGCCGTCGCTGACCCTGACGACGTCGTGCCGGCCGCCATCCGACGCGCCGGTGGGACCGTCGAGCATGTCGGCATGCCGGTTGACCCCGGCAACCTGCTCGTCCTTGGCCGCTTGGGGGACATCCCCGTCGTCGGCGCGCCCGGATGTGCCCGCAGCCCAAGGGAAAATGGCTTCGACTGGATCCTCGACCGGCTGCTCGCCGGCGAGTGGCCAAGTCCAGCCGACATTGCCGGCCTTGGCGTCGGCGGTCTGCTCAAGGAAATCCCGTCGCGGCCGCAGCCGCGGGAAGTGGCAGTCGGGCCGCAGCCCGGGCCGGTCGCGATCGTTGTGCTCGCGGCCGGCCGAGCAAGCCGGATGGGACCGGCTGGAAAACACAAGCTTCTTGCCGAGTTCGATGGCGTCCCGCTGGTTCGCCGTTCCGTCGAGACGGCCCTTGCCGCCGGCCAAGGCAAGGTCGTCGTGGTTACCGGATATCGCGAGGATGAGATCCGGGCCGCATTAGGCGGCCTGCCGGTCACGTTTGTTTCGAATCCCGATTACGAGAGCGGCATGGCGTCGTCGCTCGTCGCAGGGCTGACCGCTATGGAAGAAGAGGCGGGCGGCATGCTGGTGATGCTGGCGGACATGCCGGGTGTCACCTCCGGGCATCTGTCGAAGATGTTGGCGGCTTTCGATGCTGAAAATGGCCGCGCCGTCGTGCGGGCGGTCACGGAGGGCCAGCGCGGAAACCCGGTCATCCTGCCGCGGTCCACCTTTGCAGCGGTCCGGCAGCTCTTGGGCGACGTGGGGGCGAGACATATTGTCGAGCGCAGCGGTCTTCCGGTGATCGATGTCGAACTCGGCGCCGCCGCGCGCCTCGACGTCGATACACCCGAAGCAGTCCTGGCCGCCGGCGGCATATTGAAGGATTGA
- the rpe gene encoding ribulose-phosphate 3-epimerase — translation MTHPIRIAPSILAANFSKLGQEVRDVVDAGADWIHLDVMDGHFVPNITFGPDVIKSLRPYTDATFDCHLMIAPADPFLEAFAKAGCDILTVHAEAGPHLHRSLQTVKALGKKAGVSLNPATPESALEYVLDSVDLILVMTVNPGFGGQKFIYAMEEKIRRIKAMVGDRPIEIEVDGGITPETAGVVTRAGANVLVAGSAIFKGGSVEAYHTAIEAIRTPAEKGR, via the coding sequence ATGACCCACCCCATTCGCATTGCCCCATCAATTCTGGCGGCCAACTTCTCCAAACTCGGCCAGGAGGTCCGCGATGTCGTGGATGCCGGCGCCGATTGGATCCACCTCGACGTCATGGACGGCCATTTCGTGCCGAACATCACCTTCGGCCCCGATGTGATCAAGTCGCTGCGCCCCTACACGGACGCGACGTTCGATTGCCACCTGATGATCGCGCCGGCCGACCCCTTTCTCGAAGCCTTCGCCAAGGCCGGCTGCGATATCCTCACCGTCCATGCCGAAGCGGGCCCGCATTTGCACCGTTCCTTGCAGACCGTGAAGGCGCTCGGCAAAAAGGCCGGCGTCTCGCTCAATCCGGCTACGCCCGAAAGCGCACTCGAATATGTCCTGGACAGCGTCGATCTCATCCTGGTGATGACGGTCAATCCCGGCTTCGGCGGGCAGAAATTCATCTACGCGATGGAAGAAAAAATCCGCCGCATCAAGGCAATGGTCGGCGACCGGCCGATCGAGATCGAGGTGGACGGCGGCATCACGCCCGAAACCGCTGGCGTCGTCACTCGGGCGGGCGCCAACGTGCTGGTGGCCGGCTCGGCCATTTTCAAGGGCGGCTCCGTCGAGGCCTACCACACCGCCATCGAAGCGATCCGCACGCCGGCCGAGAAGGGCCGCTGA
- a CDS encoding DUF2259 domain-containing protein gives MSLRAAIATAALIATALAAPPALAGDYASFQPIGFSSDGKVFGFEEYGIQDGSGFPYSTIYVLDTQTDTFLPGAPVRARVEEDGGALPEARRDARQRAAPLIDAYRLLDTPGLLAAYNPVTEADAAEHRLRYDAFAADPPFRKTFELKLEEKTFEAQGICKDLQKAIKGFRLVMAENAGQPVSEVLQDDARIPESRHCPTGYRIGGVVTHINDDGSQVHVVMVLVKSLGFEGTTDGRWIAVPTWPGR, from the coding sequence ATGAGCTTGCGGGCGGCAATCGCGACTGCAGCCCTGATCGCAACGGCGCTTGCCGCGCCGCCCGCGCTCGCCGGCGACTATGCCAGTTTTCAGCCGATCGGCTTTTCTTCGGACGGCAAGGTCTTCGGCTTCGAGGAATATGGCATTCAGGACGGCTCCGGCTTTCCGTATTCGACGATATACGTCCTCGACACGCAGACCGACACTTTTCTCCCAGGCGCCCCCGTGCGCGCCCGCGTCGAGGAGGATGGCGGTGCCCTGCCCGAGGCTCGCCGCGACGCACGTCAGCGGGCGGCGCCGCTGATCGACGCCTACCGTCTTCTCGATACGCCTGGATTGCTTGCCGCCTACAACCCGGTGACCGAGGCAGATGCGGCGGAGCACAGGCTGAGATACGATGCTTTTGCGGCCGACCCGCCTTTTCGAAAGACTTTTGAGCTCAAACTCGAAGAAAAGACCTTCGAGGCTCAGGGCATCTGCAAGGATCTCCAGAAAGCGATCAAAGGCTTTCGTCTCGTTATGGCGGAGAATGCCGGGCAACCCGTGTCCGAGGTGCTGCAGGACGATGCCCGCATTCCGGAAAGCCGTCACTGCCCGACCGGCTACCGCATCGGCGGGGTGGTGACTCACATCAATGATGACGGCTCGCAAGTGCATGTCGTTATGGTCCTGGTCAAATCCCTTGGTTTCGAAGGCACAACCGACGGGCGCTGGATCGCGGTTCCGACCTGGCCCGGACGATGA
- a CDS encoding flavin reductase family protein, which yields MYVRNTDPERDVLEKTRLDPISYRDAMSRLSHHVQLITAADDTERRGVTITASCSVSDDPPTILACLNAANPRNEIFSRSGGFALNILGGQHVALAHAFSGRDQLDMDRRFALGRWTQLATGAPILADAIAAFDCRLIEVKIMATHAILFGEVVDVHIGERTPPLIYVDRGYRTL from the coding sequence ATGTATGTGCGAAATACCGATCCGGAGCGTGATGTGTTGGAGAAGACCCGGCTGGACCCGATAAGCTATCGCGATGCGATGAGCCGCCTGTCTCATCACGTGCAGTTGATCACCGCTGCGGATGATACCGAGCGGCGCGGGGTCACCATCACCGCCTCTTGTTCGGTGTCGGACGATCCTCCGACAATTCTCGCTTGCCTCAATGCTGCAAATCCTCGCAACGAGATCTTCTCCCGCAGCGGCGGCTTTGCACTGAACATCCTCGGTGGGCAGCATGTCGCCCTCGCGCACGCCTTCTCCGGACGCGACCAGCTCGATATGGACCGCCGGTTTGCGCTCGGCCGCTGGACGCAGCTTGCTACCGGAGCGCCGATTCTCGCCGACGCCATTGCCGCCTTCGATTGCCGTCTGATCGAAGTGAAGATCATGGCCACCCACGCGATCCTCTTCGGCGAAGTGGTCGATGTGCACATCGGCGAAAGGACACCACCGCTCATTTATGTGGACCGGGGATATCGCACGCTATAA
- a CDS encoding XdhC family protein — protein MTNEANIRDPLEIAEAWHGQGRAVALATVIETWGSAPRPVGSHLVIDGEGNFEGSVSGGCVEGAVVGEAANVIASGVPRILEFGVADETAWRVGLSCGGRIRVYLERIDG, from the coding sequence ATGACGAACGAAGCGAACATCCGCGATCCGCTGGAGATTGCGGAGGCATGGCATGGGCAAGGCCGCGCCGTGGCACTGGCAACGGTCATAGAGACCTGGGGTTCGGCGCCACGCCCGGTCGGCAGCCATCTGGTGATTGACGGCGAAGGGAACTTCGAAGGATCTGTTTCGGGGGGCTGCGTCGAAGGTGCCGTCGTCGGCGAAGCGGCCAATGTAATCGCGTCGGGTGTCCCCAGGATCCTCGAATTCGGGGTCGCTGACGAAACAGCATGGCGTGTCGGCCTTTCCTGCGGCGGGCGAATCCGTGTCTATCTCGAGCGAATTGACGGCTAA
- a CDS encoding branched-chain amino acid ABC transporter substrate-binding protein, giving the protein MLKSIGTTLFVAGLTLTSPALGAGLKVAVVAPADGPFAALGKQITDGAAFQAGDRGSEIVPIAESCDPAGGEALTKALVASGAEAAIGFLCTESLEAALPALAEAGIPAITLSVRSDILMEDALKKKWPLFRLAPNGKAEAAAITDAIVTNWRDRPLALIDDGTIHSRELVESVRNALAEIGITPVFTDTYRPSQEQQVGLVRRLAKSGATHVFTGGDRNDTAVIARDAKSENIPITLLGGDTLNAADLDVPLENGVLAVTIADPARSSEAAPVVAAMRAAGIEPDGYVLPAFAAMSLLEQAKDQAENDDKVVLDALLKGPYATVLGPIRFNSTHERAESSYRLMRWQDGRFVAAPDAGKAQ; this is encoded by the coding sequence ATGCTGAAATCAATTGGTACGACCCTTTTTGTCGCCGGACTGACGCTGACCTCCCCGGCGCTTGGCGCCGGACTGAAGGTTGCCGTCGTCGCTCCTGCCGACGGCCCGTTCGCCGCCCTCGGGAAACAGATTACCGATGGCGCCGCCTTCCAGGCAGGCGATCGGGGGAGCGAAATCGTCCCCATCGCGGAAAGCTGCGATCCGGCAGGCGGCGAGGCCCTGACGAAGGCGCTGGTTGCCAGCGGTGCTGAGGCTGCAATCGGCTTTCTCTGCACCGAGAGCCTGGAAGCGGCGCTGCCGGCCCTCGCCGAGGCTGGCATTCCCGCAATCACGCTCAGCGTGCGCTCGGATATTCTCATGGAGGACGCTCTCAAGAAGAAGTGGCCGCTCTTTCGCCTGGCGCCGAACGGCAAGGCGGAAGCCGCGGCGATCACCGATGCTATCGTCACGAACTGGAGAGACAGGCCGCTCGCGCTCATCGACGACGGAACGATCCACAGCCGCGAACTTGTCGAAAGCGTGCGCAACGCTCTTGCCGAGATCGGCATCACCCCGGTTTTCACCGACACCTACCGCCCGTCGCAGGAACAGCAGGTGGGCCTCGTTCGACGCCTGGCGAAAAGCGGCGCAACGCATGTGTTCACCGGCGGCGACCGCAACGACACCGCGGTAATCGCCCGCGACGCCAAGTCGGAGAATATTCCGATAACCTTGCTTGGCGGCGATACGCTGAACGCCGCGGATCTTGACGTGCCGCTCGAGAATGGCGTGCTGGCCGTCACCATTGCCGATCCGGCCCGGTCGAGCGAAGCCGCACCGGTCGTCGCGGCAATGCGCGCCGCCGGCATTGAACCAGACGGTTACGTCCTCCCCGCCTTTGCGGCGATGTCGCTTCTCGAGCAGGCGAAAGATCAAGCGGAGAACGATGACAAAGTTGTCCTGGATGCTCTGCTGAAAGGGCCCTATGCAACTGTCCTCGGGCCGATCCGCTTCAACAGCACACATGAACGGGCCGAGAGTTCCTATAGGCTGATGCGATGGCAGGACGGCCGCTTCGTGGCCGCCCCGGATGCAGGCAAGGCGCAATGA
- a CDS encoding AAA family ATPase, giving the protein MATLETGRMPQSIDETMALLEAENYLAGTALATVLFLALRMKRPLFLEGEAGVGKTEIAKVLARSLDRPLIRLQCYEGLDVASAVYEWNYPAQMLEIRLAEAAGMVDRQRVESDIFSERFLIRRPVLQAISASVGRAPVFLIDELDRTDEAFEAFLLEVLSDFQVTIPELGTIRADEPPIVIITTNRTREIHDALKRRCLYHWVDYPNAAQELEIIRRKVPGCNAALSREIVAYVQRLRTVDLFKNPGVAETIDWATALTELDTLALDPERLADTLGTLLKYQDDIARIEGAEGRRLLEEVKRELTAQG; this is encoded by the coding sequence ATGGCGACACTTGAGACAGGCAGGATGCCCCAGTCCATCGACGAGACGATGGCGCTGCTGGAGGCTGAGAACTACCTCGCCGGGACTGCCCTCGCGACGGTTCTCTTTCTTGCACTCAGAATGAAGCGCCCACTGTTCCTCGAAGGAGAGGCGGGTGTCGGCAAGACCGAGATCGCCAAGGTGCTCGCCCGTTCGCTCGATCGACCGCTGATCCGGCTGCAGTGCTACGAGGGGCTCGACGTCGCATCCGCCGTCTATGAATGGAACTACCCGGCGCAAATGCTGGAAATCCGCCTCGCGGAGGCCGCCGGCATGGTCGACCGGCAAAGGGTGGAAAGCGACATCTTCTCGGAACGGTTCCTCATTCGCCGCCCCGTGCTTCAGGCGATTTCGGCGAGTGTCGGCCGTGCGCCGGTGTTTCTCATCGACGAGCTCGACCGTACCGACGAGGCTTTCGAGGCCTTTCTGCTGGAGGTGCTTTCCGACTTCCAGGTGACAATTCCCGAGCTTGGAACGATCCGGGCGGACGAGCCGCCGATCGTCATCATCACCACCAACCGTACGCGCGAAATTCACGACGCCTTGAAGCGCCGCTGCCTCTATCATTGGGTCGACTACCCCAATGCGGCGCAGGAGCTAGAGATTATCCGGCGCAAGGTGCCGGGCTGCAACGCGGCCCTTTCCCGGGAGATCGTCGCCTATGTCCAGAGACTCCGGACGGTCGATCTCTTCAAGAACCCGGGCGTCGCGGAGACGATCGATTGGGCGACGGCGCTGACCGAGCTCGATACGCTGGCGCTCGATCCGGAGAGGCTGGCCGATACGCTCGGCACCCTCCTCAAATATCAGGATGACATTGCCCGGATAGAAGGCGCGGAGGGGCGTAGGTTGCTTGAAGAGGTCAAGCGCGAACTCACGGCACAGGGCTGA